In the Engystomops pustulosus chromosome 2, aEngPut4.maternal, whole genome shotgun sequence genome, one interval contains:
- the LOC140116836 gene encoding cystatin-A-like, whose translation MAQIRECGVQRPPVMEGGLGAENTADPEVQELVDAIKPEFLKKSGINATKFKATKYKTQVVAGTNYFVKVDVGGGQFVHLRIFKPLPHTGEKPSLSLYQVGKTKQEPIGFF comes from the exons ATGGCTCAGATTCGTGAATGTGGAGTTCAGCGCCCCCCAGTTATGGAGGGAGGACTGGGTGCTGAAAATACAGCGGACCCAGAGGTGCAGGAGCTTGTAGACGCG ATAAAACCTGAATTTCTGAAAAAATCTGGGATTAATGCTACAAAGTTTAAGGCCACCAAGTATAAAACGCAAGTTGTTGCTGGAACAAATTACTTTGTGAAG gTGGATGTCGGAGGGGGTCAGTTCGTTCATCTGAGAATCTTCAAGCCTCTGCCTCACACCGGAGAGAAGCCGAGTCTCAGCCTTTACCAAGTGGGGAAGACAAAACAAGAGCCCATCGGGTTTTTTTAG